In Limibacter armeniacum, a single window of DNA contains:
- a CDS encoding 5-fold beta-flower protein, with translation MKLYLLLAICLVYTSAYSQNIRNSSNSTIAYIEADGTIRNSSRSMFGRIRSGRITNSSNQTIGYLDNSGKIKNASNSTIGYFSNGKVRNASNSTIGYVKDGKVRNSSNQLIGYYDPKKSKPEHVAVFFFFYFGKKP, from the coding sequence ATGAAATTATACTTACTGCTTGCTATTTGCCTTGTATACACTTCCGCTTACAGTCAGAATATAAGAAACAGCTCTAATTCCACGATAGCGTATATTGAGGCCGATGGAACAATCCGAAACAGCTCCAGAAGTATGTTTGGACGTATACGCTCGGGGAGAATCACCAATAGCTCCAACCAAACGATCGGATACCTTGACAATAGTGGGAAAATTAAAAATGCCTCCAATAGCACAATTGGCTACTTCAGCAATGGAAAGGTTCGAAATGCTTCCAATTCAACAATTGGTTATGTCAAAGATGGAAAAGTAAGAAACTCCAGTAACCAACTGATCGGGTATTACGACCCTAAAAAATCAAAACCTGAGCATGTGGCTGTTTTCTTCTTTTTCTACTTCGGTAAAAAACCATAA
- a CDS encoding energy transducer TonB has protein sequence MLKKLLFLMCYLGMAISGHAQDKFGKSDYQIGEFKKGDKVGVWKYYDSAESDTADLIFDYDKGEVVYMHSDLTEYLIKVDSSWVLKKVSRQPRYKGSMEELVNTITRSLRYPDKARRGNKEGRVFLEVELNAEGVISGLQVFNDPNNYFTTSVLKSFKRVPEVWVGAKYEGEAVASKLIIPYDFIIGERVENPSGINLDTFLGKKLDGVVINVAPITENTTYY, from the coding sequence ATGCTTAAAAAATTATTATTTCTCATGTGCTATTTGGGCATGGCTATATCTGGACATGCCCAAGACAAATTTGGAAAAAGTGACTATCAGATAGGTGAATTCAAAAAAGGTGATAAGGTAGGTGTCTGGAAGTATTATGACAGCGCTGAAAGCGATACTGCCGACCTGATCTTTGATTACGATAAAGGAGAGGTGGTTTATATGCATTCCGATTTGACCGAATACCTGATAAAGGTGGACTCGTCGTGGGTGCTGAAAAAAGTCTCTCGCCAGCCTCGTTATAAAGGAAGTATGGAAGAGTTGGTCAATACGATAACAAGGAGTTTGAGGTACCCTGATAAGGCAAGGAGAGGAAATAAGGAAGGTAGAGTCTTTCTTGAAGTAGAGTTAAATGCTGAAGGTGTAATTTCAGGTCTTCAGGTCTTCAATGATCCGAATAACTACTTTACGACATCAGTATTGAAAAGCTTTAAACGAGTTCCAGAGGTTTGGGTAGGGGCAAAATATGAGGGAGAAGCTGTTGCTTCCAAACTGATTATCCCATACGATTTTATAATAGGTGAAAGGGTTGAAAACCCAAGTGGAATCAATCTAGATACTTTTCTGGGAAAGAAGCTGGATGGAGTTGTAATAAATGTGGCTCCGATTACTGAAAATACTACATATTATTAA
- a CDS encoding aryl-sulfate sulfotransferase: MKKLLLISLCLFLIGSIVTSCDDDDDNSNSGPNPQPSTGLGIDDTKDSLTSNEEKDILVTTVDTVGETTTIEFENGNSIESDETAVDSTVVDEDNWQITFYFSDGTQQTVGYLGSEEAIEVSGITLNPSGYAPLTATAKVSTPVKGNISIRVVGQNGQDSDILHDFVGDSTTWDLDILGLYPAYDNTVEIVFSSGEGDERAVIPFTVTTGELPEGMPEIDVTTMELDEMAEGLTLVSYRAVRDPNIPFMMDAFGDIRWYFDFTGQDSLGVLNYGNGVEVLQNGNLYFGDVASNAIYEVDRMGFIVDSWKLSGYGFHHQVLEKPNGDFLVLVNKDGSVHDNGKPTIEDVVIEIDRESKEIINEWDLKESLDEYRTALVNELDEEEVDWFHANAIVYDESDNTIIVSGRVQGLVKLTEDNEVVWILAPHRGWGQNKNGVDMTQYLLTPLDADGNEIMDAEVLDGAAQQDDFDWNWYQHAPLITPQGTIMIFDNGDNRNFMGRENPYSRAVEFMIDEENMTVQQLWEYGKERGEATFSRLVSDVDFLSESDNVLFVPGWGAVNAAGEGGKVVEVDYTTKEVVYEVEITSSESAFAMHRAERLSLYPSEE; this comes from the coding sequence ATGAAAAAACTGCTGCTGATATCGTTGTGCTTATTTTTAATAGGTTCAATTGTAACATCCTGTGACGATGATGATGACAATTCAAACTCAGGTCCAAACCCTCAACCATCTACAGGACTGGGAATTGATGATACCAAAGACTCTCTAACCAGTAATGAGGAAAAAGACATTTTGGTGACAACGGTTGATACCGTTGGGGAAACGACTACAATTGAGTTTGAGAATGGGAACAGCATTGAATCAGATGAAACAGCTGTTGACAGTACGGTGGTTGATGAGGATAACTGGCAAATCACTTTTTATTTCAGTGACGGTACCCAACAAACAGTTGGTTATTTGGGAAGTGAAGAAGCAATTGAGGTATCAGGGATTACCTTGAACCCTTCTGGATATGCCCCACTAACAGCAACAGCCAAAGTATCAACTCCTGTGAAGGGAAATATTTCCATAAGGGTTGTAGGGCAAAATGGTCAGGACTCAGATATTTTACATGATTTTGTAGGGGATAGCACCACTTGGGATTTAGATATTCTAGGACTGTATCCTGCCTATGATAACACAGTGGAAATTGTATTCAGTAGTGGCGAGGGAGACGAACGGGCTGTTATTCCTTTTACGGTCACTACAGGAGAACTTCCTGAAGGCATGCCTGAGATTGATGTAACCACAATGGAATTGGATGAAATGGCGGAAGGTCTGACACTTGTTAGTTACAGAGCAGTACGAGACCCTAACATCCCATTTATGATGGATGCTTTTGGAGATATCCGATGGTATTTTGATTTCACTGGTCAGGATAGCTTAGGCGTCCTTAACTATGGTAATGGTGTTGAGGTATTACAAAATGGGAACCTGTACTTTGGAGATGTGGCAAGCAACGCTATTTATGAAGTAGATAGGATGGGATTTATCGTGGATAGTTGGAAGTTGTCAGGATACGGATTTCATCATCAGGTATTGGAAAAGCCGAATGGCGACTTTTTGGTTTTGGTAAACAAAGATGGTAGTGTTCATGATAATGGAAAGCCAACAATCGAGGATGTTGTGATTGAGATTGACAGGGAAAGTAAAGAGATTATCAATGAATGGGACCTGAAAGAATCATTGGATGAATACAGGACAGCTTTGGTAAATGAGTTGGATGAAGAAGAGGTTGATTGGTTTCATGCCAATGCGATTGTCTATGATGAATCAGACAATACCATAATTGTATCAGGAAGGGTACAAGGACTTGTGAAACTGACTGAAGACAATGAAGTAGTATGGATTTTAGCTCCACATAGAGGATGGGGGCAAAATAAAAATGGAGTTGACATGACCCAATACCTGCTTACTCCACTAGATGCAGATGGAAATGAAATTATGGATGCTGAAGTGTTGGATGGTGCTGCCCAACAAGATGACTTTGATTGGAACTGGTATCAGCATGCACCGCTGATTACTCCTCAGGGTACAATCATGATTTTTGACAACGGTGACAACAGGAACTTTATGGGAAGAGAGAACCCCTATAGTAGGGCTGTTGAATTTATGATAGATGAAGAAAATATGACTGTTCAACAGCTTTGGGAGTATGGCAAGGAGCGGGGTGAAGCAACTTTTTCAAGATTGGTTTCTGACGTTGATTTTCTTTCCGAATCGGATAACGTGTTGTTTGTACCCGGTTGGGGAGCAGTGAATGCAGCAGGTGAAGGAGGAAAGGTTGTAGAAGTAGATTATACCACAAAAGAGGTGGTCTATGAAGTAGAGATAACAAGCTCAGAATCTGCTTTTGCGATGCATAGGGCTGAAAGATTAAGCCTTTATCCAAGTGAAGAATGA